The window ATTCAAAACGGTAGGATAATAAGATGTTAACAACATATATCTAGATTGCTAGCTAGCTAGAGGTACTTCTACATTATATTTCACAGTCCAAGGTGTTGATATTTAACTTATTAAGGGTACCAATTAATTAATAATCCAATTGCTAAGGAAGTGCACTGTACTGATTCATGTGATTCCACCCTTGAATCACATTCCAGTTGTTATTGCTTATGTTCTGATCATTTCCTGGTGTAGTCGGATTCAAATTGGCATTCATCTGAGCGTAATTGTTGTCGAAGTACCACTCAGTCGCCAAACCACCATCACCTGCAATACTGCTACCATCTTTTCCTTTTGAAATCTCAAGGTTCTGAAACAAAATAGGTTGTAAATTAGTTGTATCCTTTCGTCGTTGCTGATCATGATCTCTGGCCCCACCGAAAAACATGGATGATAATCGTTGCTGTTGTAGCTTCCAATGTAAATCTTGGTTTAAACTACTCAAAGACTCTATTGAAGATGTCAAGCTTGCATTTTGATGAAGATTTGTGTATGTAAATCCTATTtcctgattattgttattgttatgatgatgatgatgaaaccctAACGAATGATCAAGATTCATAAATGGAAGATTGGTAGTATTAACCTGATCACCATATGAAGTTGAGAATTGGTTAATTCTAGGTGGGTAGTTAATGATACCAGCATTTAAGAAATTAATCCCACTACTATTTTCTGATGATGAAACTGATGATCCAGTTATGAACGTCCTTGAAgtacaagattttgttttcttgttttttctaCAGCCACCGCCAATTGGGATGTTTCTTAAGGCACCACCCTTAGTCCAATACCTTCTACAAGCCTTGCAAAAGTGTCTAGGTTGAGTGAGATTGTAATTATTGTAGTAGCAAAATTTTGTATTGGTGGAATCACATCTTGGACATTTTAGGGTTTGTTCTGGTGGCTTTAGTGAAGATGATGTTTTTAGGCTTTGGTTTTCATATTTTTTAGCTTGTTTTGATGATATGTAGCTAGACATCATGATCGAGTTGAAGtagcaaaaaaaaaaacaaaaaacaaaaaaaaaaaaaaaaaaaaaaaaaaacaatagaaGCTATGTGTAAGAAAAAGAGAAAATAAAGAGAAAGTTAGGATGTGGTTGAGTTGCCTTTTGGAGAGGTAAAGATACACAAAATTCATGTTTTCATGCATGCCATTGGAATATAGGAGATGGATGTTGATGGGATCTTGTGAACTTCATTAAGGAGAGTTAAAATTATATAGATTTTACAAATGTTTGAAAAAGTATAGGGTGGATTTGAAGTATAATTAAATCTTAAAGAAAACGTAAATATATAGTtaaaggagagagagagagagagagagagagagagagagagagagagagagagagagagagagagagagagagagagagagagagagagagagagagagattttcaAGTAGAATTGTGTAGGGGGTGGAGAGAAGTATGGAATAGAGACAAAAGGTGGGATGATATGAAAGTGATGTAGCATGCACAAATCGATAGTTCCACATGTAACACCCCAACCTACCAAACAACATAacaaaatagaaagaaaataatTACTATTAAACAAGAGGGAGAAGGTAAATTAAAAAAGTGGACTACAATTAGTTAACAACAATAGAAAGGGAATGGACAACAAAAAGGTGAAAGGTCTTAAAATTTATTCTCTGCGTCTCAAATTTATTGTCTTCAGACAAAAAACACATAATTTTAGAAAATTTCACTAACTTTATTCTCCACCAATAAAATATTTTCTCTCTCCACTATAACCTCTTTTGATTGGCTGAAAAAGaatctggacaattaatttgggacgtcCCAAATGGAATAATAGACAAAAAatttgggacggaggtagtataagAATATTGAGATCCAATGTGCCGAAAGTAATTTGGTAAATATTATGTACATACTCCCTGGTctcatttaattatgacaaaattgcGCCTGTTGGTCCTTAAACTTTGTATCAAACAACATCGatgatctttttctttatttttgatttGGATGACCTTATATTTTTTTCAATTGAAACACGAATGACTCTGACACTAAATGTCATTAAATATTTCCGTTAAAATTGAGTCATGTACCCCGCACATGAGGGTAAATATGTCATTTAATATTTTCTACTTCTATCATAGGCATATTTATTTGTACCCACAATGTTTAATTCACAAGCTCTCAAAATCTGGAAAAAAAAGATAGAAGATGGCTATATGTTGAGCAAGGAACCGGTCAAACCAAAAAGCATTTTCCCCCAACTCTTCCATAATTAGAAGATGATGCATCTCATTCTAGCTCTCAGCAAAGTGAACTTTCAGATACTCTGAtcttctccaccaaccaaaattctCATACATGTGAAGAACTGACATAAAAGCAAATTAAGGGACTGTTGCTATAGTTTCCAGAACAAAAAATTTTGGATAGTCTCTGTCACGGTACAGCGTGTCAAGTACTTTAATTACCGAATCCGTAAGAAAAATGTATATAAATTGCTCAATCTCAATGACCCATTTCTCGACGGAATTAGAAGGTTCATCATTTAGGAGCTCACTTGGCATTCCATTTCCTTCATCCGGAGAAGTCTTAGGTGATAAGCTTTCTTTTACCGTTACTTTCTCCTCACTCTCTCGTAAAACGATTGCACGAACCTTACAAACCCTCTTAAATTTGAGGCGATGAGGAGAGGCGATTGAAGCACGAGAAAAAGGGTTAAAAAAAGATCAATTACTGCAAATTTTATAATTTATTGTTGAATTAGTAGATCTGAAAATGGGCTGACGTGTTCTTCGATTTAGAAATGGACTGAGGGTGTTTCGATTTGGTAATAGGCTAATTAAAGGACAACGTGTTCTTCGATTGGTTGTTGTGCCTCGGTATCAGTTCATCGCCGCTACCAGTTTTGGATGTCGAACCAAATTGTTCTTCAAATTAGGAATTGTTTTAATTTGGTGTTGAAACGACCTAACCCGTCGTAtttcggcccataaaaattttttctTTTATGatacatttatattattaacattaaggtCCAAATTATGTTTCCAAAACGCTTCCATTACAAAGTTAAGTTTAGACAACCTTTAAACGTTTAATACATAAGTTAAATATCCTAACGGGCATTCACATAACCAGTTTACATCGTTAAGAGATTGTTTCGACCCGACTAGTTTAATcttcaacaaaaccgagcatggtgattgggaaaacactacccaatcctaGATCGATCCAAAAGCaaggttttctaaagcaacctacaaaattccactagttcccacgcttacccgaaccgccaccttgcgaacctataaaaataatatcaacgagagggtaagctatgaaagtttagtgaggataaacatactatatacatacatatgcataaaatgaatacgtaacaCCAACACAATTAGTAAACACATACCACAATCCAagtataactaagcaaagctatacgtaacgtaccaccaagccaaatccgcaagattagctacaacatgcAAATATATATACGTACATTCAAAACATAATCGAtacaataaggttaaccccttaaccttaaacacataaggttggccgaactacaagtGCCTAAGTGAATTcgaaactacacgcgattcactaccttcaCCTCAACGACAATAGGGATGCccgaactacacgcgacattgtgaatccgaactacacgagattcactagttcagccgaactacacgagaatcactatcctAGGCCGCAACACAACAACAATGGGAACGCCCGAACTACACGcgacatcgtgaatccgaactacacgagattcactagtgaagccgaactacaTGCGAATCACTACCCACATCACCTCAACAACATcacggggttgacctacttgtcaacATAAATTCGTATCGCCCaaaattcactaccccaagggtggtaacccaaaacatACAAACTTGCCTCAAGGACCCAAAACTCATAGAGTCCATCATCTCATACACgtgtaaagtgaacccgaacgcccaaggatcactctaccccacccgcacccatcctatgcatacatacgcatataatatatatacactcaccttagcgccttgatgaatgcaaccgaataatccgccacacgtcaatggaaagtacctattccattatcactaaacaaacaacacaattagggtggatttacatacccacccaaattgacacttagtgcaatttcgacccaaatgcactttcaagcacaaaccgcgcccaaactaaccaataatcactgacacaagtgagaatggtcctaaaacaccaattaaaccaaaacaTAAGTGTTAAAAACTTATCTT of the Rutidosis leptorrhynchoides isolate AG116_Rl617_1_P2 chromosome 5, CSIRO_AGI_Rlap_v1, whole genome shotgun sequence genome contains:
- the LOC139850695 gene encoding dof zinc finger protein DOF5.7-like, which gives rise to MMSSYISSKQAKKYENQSLKTSSSLKPPEQTLKCPRCDSTNTKFCYYNNYNLTQPRHFCKACRRYWTKGGALRNIPIGGGCRKNKKTKSCTSRTFITGSSVSSSENSSGINFLNAGIINYPPRINQFSTSYGDQVNTTNLPFMNLDHSLGFHHHHHNNNNNQEIGFTYTNLHQNASLTSSIESLSSLNQDLHWKLQQQRLSSMFFGGARDHDQQRRKDTTNLQPILFQNLEISKGKDGSSIAGDGGLATEWYFDNNYAQMNANLNPTTPGNDQNISNNNWNVIQGWNHMNQYSALP